A region of the Aggregicoccus sp. 17bor-14 genome:
GAGCACACCGAGCGCGCGCTGAAGGTGTTCATCAAGACCGCGCGCCTCGACGTGGGCGGCATGTTCGGCGTGTTTCGCGCCGAGGGCAGTGCCTCCGCGCGCCGCGGCGCGCTCAAGGAGCCCGCCGCGCGCGGGCACAAGGGGCCAGGGGCCCGGGAGCTCTGATGGACTCGCACTACGATCAGGTGATGAAGGCCCGCGAGGGCGCCTCGGCGCAGGGCATGCGCCTGTACTTCGCGTACTCCACCGTGCTGGACCGCGCGGCCTTCCTCGAGTGGAGGGATCAGCACAGCTACGGCTTCTTCGACCTTCCCGAGGGGAAGCTCGCAGAGGCGGTGGACCTCGACCTCGTCTACGACTTCCCCTCGCGCTGGTGGGGCGGGCGCGTGGCCGGGCTCACGGATGTGCCGGGCAAGAGCGTGTTCGGGCGGGTGTTCGAGATCTCCGCCAAGGACTGGCCCATCATCCAGCACAAGGAGGGGGCCGTGACCGGCATGTGCATCGAGCGCGAGGTGCGCGTGCGCGTGGACGGCAAGGAACTCACCGCGACCGCGTTCACGACGCAGCCGCGGCGGGCCACGCTCGACGGTCCGATCAGCCCTCGCTTCGTGCAGGCGCTCGTGCGCGGGGCGGAGAGTGCGGGGCTGCCCGCGGCGTACATCGAGCGGCTGAAGCGCGGCGAGGGGTAATCCCTCACCCCGACCCTCTGCCAGAGGGAGAGGGGACCGCCTCGCCCGCCTGCTTCAGCCTGGCGTGAAGTAGAGGACGGAGAGCGGGGGCAGGGTGATCTCTGCCGACGCCTCCTGCCCGTCCCACGCTCGGGCCTCGGTGTGCACCTGGCCCATGTTGCCCATGCCGCTTCCGCCGTAGAGCTCCGCGTCCGAGTTGAGCAGCTCCACGTACGTGCCCACGCGCGGGAAGCCCACGCGGTAGCGCTCTCGCGGAACGGGAGCCAGGTTCGCCACGCACACCACGTGGCGCCCCGGCGTACGCGAGCGGCGGACGAAGGCGAGCACGTTCACGTCCGCCGCGTCCGGCTGTAGCCACTGGAAGCCCACCGGCTCACCGTCCGCGTCGTGCAGCGCGGGCATCGCCTGGTACACGCGGTTCAGGTCGCGCACCAGGTTCATGATGCCGCGGTGGCCAGGGTCGTCCGTGAGGTGCCAGTCGAGGCTGCGGTCGTGGTTCCACTCCGCCGGCTGCCCGAACTCGCCGCCCATGAAGAGCAGCTTCTTGCCCGGGTGCGCCCACATCCACGCGAAGAGCGAGCGCAGGTTCGCGCGCTTCTGCCAGGGGTCCCCCGGCATCTTCCCGTACAGCGAGCCCTTGCCGTGCACCACCTCGTCGTGGCTCAGCGGCAGCATGAACTGCTCGCTGAACGCGTAGAGGAGGCCGAAGGTGAGCTGGCCGTGGTGGTGCTTCCGGTAGATGGGCTCCTTGTGGAAGTACGTGAGCGTGTCGTGCATCCAGCCCATGTTCCACTTGAAGTGGAAGCCGAGGCCGCCCTCGCTCACCGGCGCGCTCACCTTGGGCCAGGCCGTGGACTCCTCTGCGATGACCACCACGCCCGGGTGCGTGCGGCGCACGGTGTCGTTGAGCTCGCGCAGGAAGGCGATGGCCTCCTCGTTCTCGCGCCCACCCCAGCGGTTGGGCACCCACTCGCCCGCGCGCCGGCTGTAGTCGAGGTAGAGCATCGAGGCCACCGCGTCCACGCGCAGGCCGTCCACGTGGTACTCGTCCAGCCAGAACAGGGCGTTGGCGATGAGGAAGTTGCGCACCTCGTTGCGGCCGAAGTTGAAGACCAGCGTGCCCCAGTCGGGCTGCGAGCCCTGGCGCGGGTCCGCGTGCTCGTAGAGCGCCGTGCCGTCGAACTGCCCGAGCGCGTGCGCATCGCGCGGGAAGTGGCCCGGCACCCAGTCCACGATCACCCCGATGCCGTTGGCGTGCAGGTGGTCGATGAGGAAGCGCAGGTCGTCCGGGTGCCCGAAGCGGGCGCTCGGCGCGTAGTAGTTGCCCACCTGGTAGCCCCAGGAGCCGCCGAAGGGGTGCTCCGAGAGCGGTAGGAACTCCACGTGCGTGAAGCCCATGTACTTCACGTACTCGGCGAGCGCGGGGGCGAGCTCGCGGTAGGTCATGGGCCTGTCGCCGTCCTCCACCACGCGGCGCCAGCTGCCGAGGTGCACCTCGTACACGCTCCACGCCTTGTGGGTGGGGTTGCCCTCGTTGCGCTTCTGCAGCCACGCGTCGTCCGTCCACGCGAAGCGCCGCAGGTCGTGCACCACCGAGGCCGTCTGCGGCGGCACCTCGGTGCGGAACGCGAAGGGGTCGCTCTTCAGGATGCGGCTGCCGCCCTGACCCGGGCGGATCTCGAACTTGTAGCGCGCGCCCTCGCCGACCTCGGGGATGAACAGCTCCCAGATGCCCGAGGCGCCCATGCGCCGCATCGCGTGCAGCCGGCCGTCCCAGCCGTTGAAGTCGCCGACGACGGACACGCCCGCGGCCGTGGGGGCCCACACCGCGAAGGACACGCCGCCCACGCCGTGGTGGTGCGTGAGGTGCGCGCCCATCCGCTCCCAGAGCCGCTCGTGGCGGCCCTCGCCTGCGAAGTACAGGTCCATCTCGCCGAGCGTGGGCAGGAAGCTGTAGGGGTCCTTGAGGGTGAAGACGCGCTTGCCCGGGTACTCGACCTCGAGCGAGTAGTCGAAGGTGCCCTCGCGGTTGTTCAGGCGCGCCTCGAACACGCCGCCCAGCCGGTGCTGCATGGGGATGCGGCCTCCGAAGGAGGGCAGCACGTGGATGCTCACCGCGTCCGGGCGGAAGGCGCGCACCACCACGCCGCTGCCGTCCGGGTGGATGCCCAGGACGTGGTGCGGCTCGGAGTGGCGCAGCTCCACCAGACGCTGAAGCTCGGCGTCCACGTGGGCGCGATCGCTCGGGGACCTCACTTGGGCACCTCCATTCGCAGCAGGGCGCGCACGGGGATGCGCACCCAGTCAGGGCGGTTCTGCAGCTCGTAGCGCACTTCGTACAGCAGCTTCTCCAGCTCGAACGCCGCGAGCCGGGTCATGAAGTCCTCGTCCCGCTCGGGCAGGAACTTCGCCCCGCGGGTCGCCTTGCGGTAGCCCTCGAGGAAGGCCTGGCGCGCCGGCGTCACGCGGTCCGCGGGCTCTCCGCCCTGCAGCTCCACCGAGGCGGCCGCGTAATCGAAGGAGCGCAGCATGCCGGCCACGTCCTTCAGCGGTGAGTACTTCTCGCGTCGCTGGGCGAAGGAGCGGCTGGGCTCGCCCTCGAAGTCGAAGATGAGCCACTCGCCCTTGCTGCGCAGCGTCTGGCCCAGGTGCAGGTCGCCGTGCACGCGGATCTTCTGGCCGCCGGGCCGCGTGCGCGCGAGCCCCTTGGCCACCTCCACCAGCGCATCGCGCTTCTTCTCGAGCTCGGGGAACTGCTTCGAGGCGTCCGCCAGCGTCACGCCCAGCTCGCCGATGATGGAGGCGCTCCAGCGGTCCAGGTCCTCGTGGTGGATCTCCTCGGGCGCAAAGGCGGGGTCGTTCGGGTCCGAGGCCAGCGCCGAGTGCAGCTCACCCAGGCGCGTGCCCAGGTCGCGCATCTCCGCGAGGAAGGCGGCAGGGGGCGCGCCGTGGCGCTTGAACACGTCCAGCGTGTACTTCCAGCCGTCCTCCGCGTTGGGGACGAACTGGTGCACCACGCTGAGGGTGGCGCCCGCGGGCCCGTCCAGCTGCAGCGCGCCGATGAGGGTGGGCGTCGCGCGGAACTTCGTCTTCGTCGCGAGGAAGCGGCCCACCTCGTACTCGGGGTTGATGCCCGCCTCCAGCTTGCGCAGCACCTTGAGGATGACGCGCTCGGCGAACACCACGCTGGTGTTGCTCTGCTCCACGTTGAGCCGGCGCACGGTGATGGGGTCCGGCAGCGGGGGCAGGGCGTCGGGGAAGGCGAGCCACTCGCCCACGATGCGGCCGGAGCCGGAGGGCAGGGTGCGCTGGTCGCGGACGATCTGGAAGAGGGCGCGCAGGCAGTCGTCGTCCTCGAGCGCGTCCTTCACCTCGTCGGTGTCCGCGCCCGCGGGCTCCACCGGCAGCTGGTAACGCTCGGGGTGCCCCAGCTCGTAGAGCACCTCCACGATGGCGATGAGGAAGGCGCGCCCGGGGATGTCCACGCTGGCGTGGTCCACCACCGAGACGCTCTTGATGGGCCAGGCCTTCCCGCCGAACCAGCGCTGCTGGCGCAGGTACTCCGGGACCTTGGTCAGGTTCACCGCCGTCACTTTCCACCCCTTCCGGGAGCCGCCTTCTCCAGGCGGAACCACAGGAACATGTAGGGCCCCAACGTGAGCTGGTAGGGACCGCCTCCAATCCTCGGGAACGCCGTGTCTCCGATGAGCTCCACTGGCGTGTAGCCCTCCCACTCGCGCAGATCCAGCACGCAGGGCTGCGCGAAGCGGCTCAAGTTGCAAACCACCAACACGGACTGGCCCTCGTGCTCGCGCACGAAGGCGAGCGTCTTGAGGTTGTCCGCGTTGATGAAGCGCAGCTTCCCGTACGCGAACACCGGGTAGCGCTGGCGCACCCGGAGCATGCGCTTCACCCAGTTGAGCAGCGAGGAGCGGCTGCGCTCCTGCTGCTCCACGTTGAGCGCCTGGTAGCCGAAGACGGGATCCTGGATGACGGGGGCGAAGAGGCGCGCCCCGTCCGCGCGGCTGAAGCCCGCGTTGCGGTCTCCCGTCCACTGCATGGGGGTGCGCACGCCGTTGCGATCGCCCAGGTAGATGTTGTCCCCCATGCCGATCTCGTCCCCGTAGTAGAGGACGGGGGTGCCGGGCAGCGTGAAGAGCAGGCTGTGCATCAGCTCGATGCGCCTGCGGCCGTTGTCCATGAGCGGCGCGAGCCGGCGGCGGATGCCCACGTTGATGCGCATGCGCGGGTCCATCGCGTACTCGCGGTACATGTAGTCGCGGTCCTCGTCGGTGACCATCTCCAGGGTCAGCTCGTCGTGGTTGCGCAGGAAGATCGCCCACTGGCAGTTGGGGGGGATCTCGGGCGTCTGCTGCATGATTTCCACGATGGGCGTGCGCTCCTCGCGGCGCACCGCCATGAAGAGGCGGGGCATCACCGGGAAGTGGAAGCCCATGTGGAACTCGTCGCCGTCACCGAAGTAGACGCGCACGTCCGCGGGCCACTGGTTCGCCTCGGCAAGCAGCAGGCGGCCCGGGTACTCCTTGTCGATCTTCGCGCGCAGCTTCTTGAGGAAGGCGTGCGTCTCCGGGAGGTTCTCGCAGTTGGTGCCCTCGCGCTCGAAGAGGTAGGGGACGGCGTCGCAGCGGAAGCCGTCCACGCCCATCTCCAGCCAGAAGCGCATCACGTCCAGCATGGCCTCCTGGACGGCCGGGTTGTCGTAGTTGAGGTCCGGCTGGTGGCTGAAGAAGCGGTGCCAGAAGTACTGCTTCGCCACCGGATCCCAGGTCCAGTTCGAGCGCTCGGTGTCGGTGAAGATGATGCGCGCGGCCTTGTACTTCTCGTCGGTGTCGCTCCAGACGTAGAAGTCGCGCTTGGGGCTGTTCGGGTCGCGGCGCGCCTCCTGGAACCAGGGGTGCTGGTCGCTGGTGTGGTTCACCACCAGCTCGGTGATGATGCGGATGTTGCGCTTGTGCGCCGCGTCCACGAGCCGCCGGAAGTCGTCGATGGTGCCGTAGTCCGGGTGGACGCCGTAGTAGTCCGCGATGTCGTAGCCGTCATCGCGCAAGGGGGAAGGGTAGTGCGGCAGCAGCCAGAGGCAGTCCACCCCCAGGTCTTCCAGGTAGGGCAGCTTCTCGATGAGGCCGGGGATGTCGCCGTGGCCGTCCGCGTTAGAGTCGTGGAAGGCGCGGATGTGCAGCTCGTAGATGACCGACTTCTTGAACCAAAGTGGATCCGTCAGGTCCATACGCTGGGGTGGTTCCCGTCTGCGAGAGGGGGCTGCTAGCCGAAGTAGTCGAACTCGTTCTCACGGCGGTGGAAGCGGTACACGGCCCACACGGCCGCGGGCGTATCCGGGGTGAGGCGCACCTGGGCGCTGGGGCCCTGCCAGAGGTGGCGCGTGTCGCCCATCAGCTCGTGCACCTGGTACGTCTCCTCGGGGGAGATGCCGAGCAGCTCGAGCGGGATCTCGATGATCGCCTCCTGCTCCTCGTGCGGATCCAGGCTCACCGCGAAGAGCAGCTGGCTGCTGCCGTCCTCGGTGCGCTTCGAGTAGAAGAGGACGCGGTCGTTGTCGCAGAAGTGGAAGCGCAGGTTCCTGTACTGCTGCAGGGCACGGTGCTCGTGGCGGATGGCGTTGAGCCGCGAGATGAAGGGCTTGATGTTGCCCGGCCGGTCCAGGTCCCACGCGACGAGCTGGTACTTCTCCGAGTCCAGGTACTCCTCCTTGCCCGGCGCAAGGCCCCGGCCCTCGCACAGCTCGTAGCCGCAGTAGATGCCGTACGTGGAGGAGAGCGTGGCGGCGAGCGCGACGCGGATGCGGAAGCCCGCGGGCCCCGAGCGCTGCAGCATCTCGGGCAGGATGTCCGGGGTGTTGGGCCAGAGGTTGCCGCGCATGTACTCGGCGGAGGCGCTCTGGGTGAGCTCCTTCAGGTAGTCCTCGAGCTCGTGCTTGAAGTTGCGCCAGGTGAAGTAGGTGTACGACTGGGTGAAGCCCACCTTGGCGAGCGCGCGCATCACCTTGGGGCGGGTGAAGGCCTCGGAGAGGAAGAGCACCTCGGGGTGCTTCTCCTGCACCTCGCGGATGAGCCAGGCCCAGAACTGGATGGGCTTGGTGTGCGGGTTGTCCACGCGGAACACCTTCACGCCCTGCTCCACCCAGTGCAGGACGACACTGCGCAGCTCCGCCCAGAGGGTCTCGCGCCCGGGCCCCATCCAGTCGAAGTTGACGATGTCCTCGTAGCGCTTGGGCGGGTTCTCCGCCGTCTTGATGGTCCCGTCCGGCCGGTGGAGGAACCACTCGGGGTGCTCCTTCACGTAGGGGTGGTCCGGCGCGCACTGGAAGGCGAGGTCCAGGGCGATCTCCATCCCCAGCCCTTCCGCCTTCTCGCGGAAGCGGCGGAAGTCCTCGAGCGTGCCCAGCTTCGGGTGCACGGCCTTGTGGCCACCCTCCGACGCGCCGATCGCCCACGGGCTGCCCACGTCGTCCGGCCCCGCGCTGAGGCTGTTGTTCTTGCCCTTGCGCGCGGTGCGGCCGATGGGGTGGATGGGGGGCAGGTAGATGATGTCGAAGCCCAGCTGCTTTACGTACGGGAGCCAGCCCTCCGCGTCCCTGAAGGTGCCGTGCGTCTTGCCGTCGCGCACCGCGGAGCGGGGGAAGAACTCGTACCAGGCGCCGTTCTGGGCGCGCTCGCGGTCGGCGAAGATCTCCAGCACCCGGTCGTAGCGCACGGCGAGCGTGCGGTCGGGGTGGCGCGAGGCGATGGTGGCGAGCGAGGCGTCCAGGGCGAGCAGCAGGTTGTCCGGCGTGGGACCGCCCGTCTTGAGCGCGCGCGCCGCGTCCGAGAGCTGCGCGGCGTCCGCAGGGCGGCTGGCCTTCGCGCGCGCGGCCGCACCCTCCAGCAGCGCCGCGCCCTCCAGCACCTCGCTCCTCACGTCCCGGCCCACGTCCACCTTGCGCTTGAGCTCGTGCACCCAGGTGCGGAACAGGTCCGGCCAAGCCTCCACCGTGAACTCGTAGCGGCCGTTGCGCGCGAGCGGGAACTCGGCCCGGTAGCGGTCGTTGCCGAGCTCCTTCATCGGCACCTCCTGCCACGCGGTCTCCTGGCCCTTCGGGCTCGCCTGGCGCCAGCGCACCACGGCGACCAGGACGTCGTGTCCCTCCTTGAAGAGGTCCGCCTCCACGCGCGCGGTCTCACCCGCAATGCGCTTGACGGGGTAGCGCCCTGCGTCGAGCTCGGGTTGGACGTTCTCGATGAGGATGCTGCCGGTTCGCGAGCTCATAGGTCGCTGGGGGCCCTTATAGGTGTCGGCGCACGGAAGGGCGGCAGCAGGGACGGAGCTCCGTCGATGCTGGACGCTGGGCTCCCGAGCGCGTTGGCTTGCCAACCTTAGGGATGGCCTCCGGCTCCGCCCAGTCTGCCGGTGGGCGTCAGCGGCTCGGACGGTGAAAAAAGTTGGTCGGCAGGCGGGCGGCTGCGTTATCCCCGGAGGGCCCGATGCCTCCGTCCGACTCCTCCGGTCCCCGAGCGAGCGAGCCTGCCGGCGACCTGGTGCTCGTTCGCCGGGTGGCCCAGGGCGATGCCACGGCCATGCGCGAGCTCTACGCCCGCTGTGGCGCGCGCGCCTACGGGCTCGTCCTGCGCATCCTCCCCGTTCGCGCGGACGCGGACGAAGTCCTGCAGGAGACCTTCCTCGAGGTATGGCGGCGGGCCCGGCAGTTCGACCCCGCGCGCGGGGGCCTGGAGAGCTGGGTGGCCACCATCGCGCGCACCCGCGCCATCGACCGGATGCGCACCCTGGCGAGCGGGGCGCGGCTGCTCACGGGCGCGGCCGCAGAGCCCCCTCCGGTGAGCGCGCAGCCCCTGGACCCACGCCAGTCCGCCGAGCAGCAGCAGGATCGCGAGCGCGTGGAGCTCGCCCTGCGCAGCCTGCCGCCCGAGCAGCGCAGCGTGGTGGAGCTCGCGTACTTCGAGGGGCTGTCCCAGAGCGAGATCGCCGAGCGGACGGCGACGCCCCTGGGGACGGTGAAGACCCGGGCCCGCCTGGCGCTCGCGAAGCTCGCGGAGCTGCTGCAGGCGCGGGCGCCGGGAAAGGCCGACTAGGGCTGCTGCGGCTTCGCGTGGCGGTAGAAGAGGATGAGCGAGTAGCAGTGGAACTCGTTGTCGCTCGACTGCATGACCTGCTTGTCCACGATCTCGAGGTCCGCGTTGCTCTTGAGCCAACGGGTCACGTTCTCGCCCAGCTCCTCGCGCTCCTTGGCCTTGGTGGCCGAGAAGACCTTCACGCCCGTAAACATCGCCGACCGCTCCTTGCTGGGATGATCCAGGGGCAAAGTTATCGCACGCGGGTTTTCAGGGTGTCAAAAAACTTGCGTCCCGCGCCCCGAGTGGATCCCCGGCTGCGGACCAGGGGTTTGCAGGAGAGGCCGCATGCCTAGATTCCCCGCTAGGTCGCACGGTGTGGTTCGGGACTCCGCGGCAGCGGCGGCGGAGCGGGTGGGCGACGGGGGCGGACACGTGAACGTGAAGGACAAGAAGGACCTGGCGGTCGAGTTCATCAATGCGATCCGCACGATGGACCCGGCTGCGCTCAACGCGCTCATCGTCAAGGAGGCGGGCGAGGAGCTGGCCCAGTTCTTCCTCAACTACAGCGCGAACCTCATCTCCAAGGATCCCTCCCGGGTGCTGGAGAACACCTCGTCCCTGATGCTGATGGGCTACCTCATCCGCACCCACGAGGAGAAGACGGCGCAGCCTCCGCTCGGCGGCTTCCAGTCGTACGCCTTCGCCTGAGCGCTGCCCTCGACAGCTGCCGGGCGGGCTGTTATCGACCCCGGGCACATGCTCATCGATCTGCACGCGCACTCGCACCTGTCCAAGGACTGCACGCTGGATCCGCGCGCCGTCCTGGAGCGGGCGGCCGTCTTCGGCCTGGACGGCGTCGCCTTCACCGAGACCAACACCCAGGACGGCTGTGACGAGCTCTTCGAGCTCGGCGCGAAGTCCAAGGTGAAGGTGTTCGTGGGGCTGGAGTTGCTCACGGACAAGGGCCAGTACCTGTGCTTCTTCCCGCGCCCGGAGCAGGCGCCGGAGCCGGTGATGCTGTGGGGCAGCAACCGCGAGCGGCCGTGGAGCGCGGCGGAGTGCCTGCCCAAGATGAAGCAGCTGGGCGCGGTGATCGTGGCGGCGCGCCCCTACGATCGCGAGCAGCCCCACGCCCCCGGCGACTTCATCAAGAGCCTGGACCTGCTCAGCGGCGTGGAGGGCTTCAATGCCCGGGTGCGCCAGCTCTCCAACGATCTCGCGGTGGAGGCGGCGGCCGCCCTGAAGCTGCCCTGCACGGGCGGCTCGGATGCGCGCGCGAGCCTCGACGAGGTGGGCCGCGGCGCCACCTTCTTCAAGAACCCCGTGAACACCCAGGCCGAGCTGGTGGCGGCGCTCGCCAAGGGCGAGTTCTGGCCGGTGATGGCCGGCGAGCTCCCGCGCCTCACGCGCCCCGGCGAGGCCCAGCAGCAGCAGGCCTCGCGCAAGGGCGGCGGGGGTGGGGGCCACAAGCAGCGCCGCCGCCGCCGGTAGGGCACCGCGCTACGACGCCCCCTCGAGCCGCGCCACGCGCCCTTCCGTGAGGAAGGCCTTGCGCCGCCCGCCGGGGTAGACCCACTCCTCGCTGCGCACGCCGTCCTGGTAGCTGCGCACGCGGCGCTCCGGGTAGCCCCAGGCCATCTCCAGCGCCTCCTCGCTCATGCCCACGCGCGCCTCCTTGCGGAAGACGGCCTCGCGCACCGGCGCGCTGAGGGCGGCGAGCTGGGCAGAGGGGTCGCGCTCGATGAGGTAGCGCTCCACCTCGGTGCGCACCGCGTCCGCGGTGTCCGTGCGCGGCGGGAGCACCAGCACCAGCGGCGGCCCCGGCGGCGCCCCCTCCACGTCCACGTAGACCCAGGTCTGCACGCGCGGCGAGTACAGGACGCGCTCGGCCACGGCCCACGCGGTGGGGAACTCCACCTTCACGATGCGCGCGCGCCGGCCCGCCGGCAGCACCGCCTCCACCGCGCCCGGGTTGATGGGCTCCCCGCGGGTGTCGTCCAGCAGCCGCACCTCGTCCGGGGCCGCGGGGGTGAGGAGGCGGTGGCCCGCGTCCCCGAAGAAGGGCGTCACGTTGAAGGAGAGCTTGAGGTAGCGCGGCGCGCCGCTCAGCTCCTTCTCGATGCTCGCGCGCTCGTCGGGCGCGAGCGCGGTGTGGCTCGCGCAGCCGGACACCACCGCGAGCGCTGCGCACAGGAGCAGGGCGCGCATGGCTAGAACCTCACCTGGTAGAGCGCCGTGGTGACGGGCGGCGCGTCGCGGCCCAGGGAGGGCACGTCCGCGAACTCCATCGCGCGCTCGCGCGTCATGCGCAGGAGGCGCCCGCCACCGGCCGTCTGGTACGCGTCGATGGCCTGGATGACGTGCGAGACGAGCAGGCCCAGGCCCCAGAAGATGCCCACCCCCAGCACCGCCTCGAAGATGACGCCGGCGACGATGATCCCCACGTCCACGAGGAGGAAGAGGAGGAAGCCGTCCTGGTCTCCGGCCACGAGGTGTCCGGTGCCGAAGCCCACGATGAGCCCCAGCAGCAGCGCGAGGATGGGCTTGGTGTCCGAGCGCAGCCCGCCGCCGGTGTCCAGGGCGAGCGGCGCCGTGGGCAGCCCCAGGCCGCTCTCCTGCAGCAGCCGCAGCATGGGCGTCTCGGGGACCTTGTAGTCGGACTCGAGCTGCACACCCTCGAGCAGCCGCGCCTGGCGCGCCTCGAAGGTGGAGAGGAAGGTGACGGAGGAGTCCGCGGCGGGGACCGGGGAGGTCGCGAGCGCGGTGAGCAGCAGGGTGGTGAGGAGCACGGTCGCCTCGGGCGGAGTTCAGCGCGGGAGGCCGTGTGTTTAGCTCAGCGCGCCGCCTGTGCCAGCGCCGAGTGAAGCCTCGGCTGCGCTGCGCACCCGCGCCCCGGTGGGCACACAGGGCCGCGGCCCTTCGGATCCGCCACGAGCAGGAAGCGTCCATGGCCCCGCGCATCCGTCAGCTCGGGATGCTGACACAGCGCACAGCGGCGGGGGGGACGCTTGGTGGGAGCGAAGGGCACGGCACCGAGTGTGGCCCGGTCTGCCGTGCCCTGCGAATTTTCCGCCGCTCGCTACTTCTTGTCGCCCGCGGCGGCGGAGCTGCTGCTCGAGTCGCTGCCGGAGGACGAAGAAGAGGACGAAGAGGAGGACGAAGACGCGCTGCTGGAGCCGTCCTTCTTCGTGGAGCTGTAGAGGTCCGAGTACCAGCCGCCGCCCTTGAGCACGAAGCTGGTGCGGCTCACCATGCGGGTGAGCGCACCCTGGGCACCGCAGGCGGAGCAGGAGGTGGGAGCGGGATCGCTCACCTTCTGGAGCACGTCGTGGATCTTGCCGCAGCTCGGACAGGCGTATTCGTAGATGGGCATGGCAGTGGGTTCGGCTTCCTTCAGACTTCGTTCTTCAGACTTCGTGAGATGGACGGGAACGGGCGCCGGCGAGCCGGCCCTTGAGCGGCTCCGCCAGCTTCAGGCGCTCGATGGCGCGCAGCAGCAGCTCGGTGGGGGCGCCCTGGTGGCGGGCGACCCGGTCCGCGAGCTCGGAGAGGGTGGAGACCTGGGGGGCCTCGTCCCGCAGGAGCGCGTGGAGGTCCGCCTTGAGCGCCTCGGCGAAGCGGCGCTGGATGCCCAGGTCGTGGAGGTACTTCTCGCGCCCCAGCAGGTCCAGGCGCTGGGTGAGGTTGCGGCTCGCCAGCGCCTCGCGCCGGAAGCGCTCCCGCACGGTCTCCGACTCCTGGACGATGTCGAGCGCCTTGAGCAGCTGCTGCAGCTCGGTCGGGCTGAGGCCCAGGGCCCAGGCCACCCGGCCCGCCGCGCCGCGCTGGTCGCCGTACGCGCTGAGCACCCGCTCGCGCTCGCTGCGCGCGTAGGCCTCGAGCAGCCCGTGGTGGGTGAGCGCCGCCTCCAGGTCGAGCATCGTGAGGTCGCCGCGCGGCCCGTTGTACTGCTCGGCCAGCGCCTTGTGCAGGGCGAGCCGATGCTCGTGCTGCGCGGTGGCGGCCTCGAGCAGCGCCTTGCCCTCCACGCGCATCAGCTCGTTGTAGCCGTGGCGCGGGGCGGACAGCTGCGAGAAGCGGCCGCGGGGCTTGGGCAGCTCGCGCTTGAGGAACACCGGCTCCTCGGCGACGGCCGAGGCCGCGTCCTCGGCCTGCTCGCCCGCGGCGGGGGCGCGCTTTCGCGGCGCGATGCGCTCGGCCACGGTCTCCGCCGGCGCGCGCTCGGCGTCCTTGCGCGAGGCGGGGCGGGGCGCCGGGGGCGGGGCGAAGCTGGGCACTGCGGGAGCCGGGGGCGGCGCGAGCGGGGTCTTCTCCTCGCGCACGCGCGCCAGCTCCGCCACCACCTCGTAGAAGCCGCAGGCCTGCCGCTGTGCGGCGAGCGCCGGCGCGGTGCCGCTCAGGATGTCCACCAGGGCGTAGGGGCCGAGCGGGCTTGCGGCCGGCTCCCCGTCGGTCAGGTCGCGCACCCGGAAGTCGTCCGTCTCGGCCAGGAGCGAGAGCGCGTCACGCACCTCGCTGGCGGGGGCGGAGGCCTTCGCGCGCCGACAGTAATCGGACACCGCCACCGCCACCGGGGTGGGGACCTCGTCGGGCTGCCGCTTCCTCTGCCAGTGAGTCGCCATAAAGTTGGGGAAAAATCCTCGTTTACGAGAAGCGCTGCCTCTATCTTCGGAGTGCGACGGGTGTCAATGCGCGAGACGGACTCCAACATAAACAGGCCGCGGGGATTTCAAGTTGGAGAGCCTCCCCGGCTGGCGGGAGTGCGCCTGGGGCCGGCGCTCGCGGGTCTTCTCTACGCCCTGCTCGTGGGCTCCGCAGCGCTCGCGCTCTTCGGCCGGCAGTTCCCGGGGCACCTCTCGCCCACGCTTTCCCTGGCCGCCCCCTGGGTGTTCCTGCTCTTCGCGGTGGCCTTCGCGGCCTACCGGCTGAAGCTCGTGCGCGCCGGGAAATACGGGGCTTTCAAGGGCTTTTTCCAGATCGGCGCGGCGCTGCTCTTCTTCACCCTGCTTCTCCCGTCGGCGCGGAACCGTTATGAGGAGCGCAGTGAGGGGCTGACCGGGCTATT
Encoded here:
- a CDS encoding gamma-glutamylcyclotransferase gives rise to the protein MDSHYDQVMKAREGASAQGMRLYFAYSTVLDRAAFLEWRDQHSYGFFDLPEGKLAEAVDLDLVYDFPSRWWGGRVAGLTDVPGKSVFGRVFEISAKDWPIIQHKEGAVTGMCIEREVRVRVDGKELTATAFTTQPRRATLDGPISPRFVQALVRGAESAGLPAAYIERLKRGEG
- the glgB gene encoding 1,4-alpha-glucan branching protein GlgB, with product MRSPSDRAHVDAELQRLVELRHSEPHHVLGIHPDGSGVVVRAFRPDAVSIHVLPSFGGRIPMQHRLGGVFEARLNNREGTFDYSLEVEYPGKRVFTLKDPYSFLPTLGEMDLYFAGEGRHERLWERMGAHLTHHHGVGGVSFAVWAPTAAGVSVVGDFNGWDGRLHAMRRMGASGIWELFIPEVGEGARYKFEIRPGQGGSRILKSDPFAFRTEVPPQTASVVHDLRRFAWTDDAWLQKRNEGNPTHKAWSVYEVHLGSWRRVVEDGDRPMTYRELAPALAEYVKYMGFTHVEFLPLSEHPFGGSWGYQVGNYYAPSARFGHPDDLRFLIDHLHANGIGVIVDWVPGHFPRDAHALGQFDGTALYEHADPRQGSQPDWGTLVFNFGRNEVRNFLIANALFWLDEYHVDGLRVDAVASMLYLDYSRRAGEWVPNRWGGRENEEAIAFLRELNDTVRRTHPGVVVIAEESTAWPKVSAPVSEGGLGFHFKWNMGWMHDTLTYFHKEPIYRKHHHGQLTFGLLYAFSEQFMLPLSHDEVVHGKGSLYGKMPGDPWQKRANLRSLFAWMWAHPGKKLLFMGGEFGQPAEWNHDRSLDWHLTDDPGHRGIMNLVRDLNRVYQAMPALHDADGEPVGFQWLQPDAADVNVLAFVRRSRTPGRHVVCVANLAPVPRERYRVGFPRVGTYVELLNSDAELYGGSGMGNMGQVHTEARAWDGQEASAEITLPPLSVLYFTPG
- a CDS encoding sugar phosphotransferase — protein: MNLTKVPEYLRQQRWFGGKAWPIKSVSVVDHASVDIPGRAFLIAIVEVLYELGHPERYQLPVEPAGADTDEVKDALEDDDCLRALFQIVRDQRTLPSGSGRIVGEWLAFPDALPPLPDPITVRRLNVEQSNTSVVFAERVILKVLRKLEAGINPEYEVGRFLATKTKFRATPTLIGALQLDGPAGATLSVVHQFVPNAEDGWKYTLDVFKRHGAPPAAFLAEMRDLGTRLGELHSALASDPNDPAFAPEEIHHEDLDRWSASIIGELGVTLADASKQFPELEKKRDALVEVAKGLARTRPGGQKIRVHGDLHLGQTLRSKGEWLIFDFEGEPSRSFAQRREKYSPLKDVAGMLRSFDYAAASVELQGGEPADRVTPARQAFLEGYRKATRGAKFLPERDEDFMTRLAAFELEKLLYEVRYELQNRPDWVRIPVRALLRMEVPK
- the treS gene encoding maltose alpha-D-glucosyltransferase is translated as MDLTDPLWFKKSVIYELHIRAFHDSNADGHGDIPGLIEKLPYLEDLGVDCLWLLPHYPSPLRDDGYDIADYYGVHPDYGTIDDFRRLVDAAHKRNIRIITELVVNHTSDQHPWFQEARRDPNSPKRDFYVWSDTDEKYKAARIIFTDTERSNWTWDPVAKQYFWHRFFSHQPDLNYDNPAVQEAMLDVMRFWLEMGVDGFRCDAVPYLFEREGTNCENLPETHAFLKKLRAKIDKEYPGRLLLAEANQWPADVRVYFGDGDEFHMGFHFPVMPRLFMAVRREERTPIVEIMQQTPEIPPNCQWAIFLRNHDELTLEMVTDEDRDYMYREYAMDPRMRINVGIRRRLAPLMDNGRRRIELMHSLLFTLPGTPVLYYGDEIGMGDNIYLGDRNGVRTPMQWTGDRNAGFSRADGARLFAPVIQDPVFGYQALNVEQQERSRSSLLNWVKRMLRVRQRYPVFAYGKLRFINADNLKTLAFVREHEGQSVLVVCNLSRFAQPCVLDLREWEGYTPVELIGDTAFPRIGGGPYQLTLGPYMFLWFRLEKAAPGRGGK